From Carassius auratus strain Wakin chromosome 1, ASM336829v1, whole genome shotgun sequence, the proteins below share one genomic window:
- the cdc37 gene encoding hsp90 co-chaperone Cdc37, with protein MTTIDYSVWDHIEVSDDEDDTHPNIDTPSLFRWRHQARVERMEAFMKKGEELEKSLAESRRKLAEAQRRVQELSSASTPEAKADLTKAQEEEKQLKKQERSWEKKMQEHRTEEKKMPWNVDTLSKEGFSKSVVNVKPEKEETEEEKEEKHKTFVEKYEKQIKHFGMLRRWDDSQKYLSDNPHLVCEETANYLVIMCIDLEVEEKHALMEQVAHQTIVMQFILELAKSLKVDPRGCFRQFFAKIKTADQQYQDAFNDELESFKERVRGRAKIRIEKAMKEYEEEEKQKRLGPGGLDPVEVYETLPPEMQKCFDDKDIQMLQDAISKMDPTEAKYHMKRCIDSGLWVPNARADEEGDKEEGDEPQYEEVKKEDQ; from the exons ATGACGACCATCGATTACAGTGTGTGGGATCATATCGAGGTGTCCGATGATGAAGACGACACACACCCGAACATCGACACACCGAGCCTGTTCCGCTGGAgacaccag GCTCGTGTGGAGCGGATGGAGGCCTTCATGAAGAAGGGAGAGGAGCTGGAGAAGAGTCTGGCAGAGAGCCGCAGGAAGCTGGCGGAGGCACAGCGGCGTGTTCAGGAGCTCTCCTCAGCGTCCACACCGGAGGCTAAAGCTGATCTGACCAAAGCTCAGGAGGAGGAGAAGCAGCTGAAGAAGCAGGAGAGGTCGTGGGAGAAGAAGATGCAGGAGCATCGAACTGAGGAGAAGAAGATGCCCTGGAACGTGGACACGCTCAGCAAGGAGGGCTTTAGTAAG AGCGTGGTCAACGTCAAGCCGGAGAAGGAGGAGAcggaggaggagaaagaggagaaaCACAAAACTTTTGTGGAGAAATATGAGAAACAGATCAAACACTTCG ggatgCTGCGGCGCTGGGATGACTCTCAGAAGTATCTGTCTGACAATCCTCACCTGGTCTGTGAGGAAACGGCGAATTATCTGGTCATCATGTGCATCGATCTGGAGGTGGAGGAG aaacaCGCTCTCATGGAGCAGGTGGCCCATCAGACCATTGTCATGCAGTTCATCCTGGAGCTCGCCAAGAGTCTGAAAGTCGATCCACGTGGCTGCTTTCGCCAGTTCTTCGCCAAAAtcaag ACCGCAGACCAGCAGTATCAGGACGCTTTCAATGACGAGCTGGAGTCCTTTAAGGAGCGAGTGCGTGGTCGAGCCAAGATCCGCATCGAGAAAGCCATGAAAGAGTACGAGGAGGAGGAGAAACAGAAGCGCCTGGGTCCCGGTGGACTGGATCCGGTGGAGGTGTATGAGACGCTGCCTCCG GAAATGCAGAAGTGTTTCGACGATAAAGACATTCAGATGCTGCAGGATGCCATCAGCAAAATGGACCCGacg GAGGCCAAATACCACATGAAGCGCTGCATCGACTCGGGATTGTGGGTCCCTAACGCACGAGCGGACGAAGAGGGAGATAAAGAGGAAGGCGATGAGCCGCAGTATGAGGAAGTTAAGAAAGAGGATCAGTGA